In the genome of Penaeus vannamei isolate JL-2024 chromosome 26, ASM4276789v1, whole genome shotgun sequence, one region contains:
- the LOC138866633 gene encoding uncharacterized protein — MRAGTILMANTCKPTWSASLHEFSREKCAAVCGIRSTCITWTHDSATNTCKVFTQVSPVGFLPSAPSSVGVFADLDDGFFLLNTASGTGSTWLEGQAQCAANNGVIAYAGYEQIKLLLQSVQHSMVWMGLTYDSGAGVWRDHLGNVPQNLYWKSGEPDGVNVYSYYSVWGEGLVAIWGTIWDGKATLCAYV, encoded by the exons ATGAGGGCTGGTACAATCCTCATGGCGAACACGTGTAAACCGACGTGGTCTGCGAGCTTGCATG AATTCTCTAGGGAAAA GTGTGCTGCCGTCTGTGGCATCCGTAGCACGTGCATCACGTGGACGCACGACAGCGCCACAAACACGTGCAAGGTATTCACCCAGGTGTCGCCCGTGGGCTTCCTGCCGAGCGCCCCGTCCTCCGTTGGGGTTTTCGCCGACCTCGATGACGGCTTCTTCCTCCTCAACACGGCTTCGGGGACGGGCTCGACGTGGCTCGAAGGCCAAGCCCAGTGCGCCGCCAACAACGGCGTCATCGCCTACGCCGGCTACGAGCAGATAAAGCTCCTTCTGCAAAGCGTTCAGCACTCAATGGTCTGGATGGGACTCACTTACGACTCCGGGGCCGGCGTCTGGAGGGACCACCTGGGCAACGTTCCCCAAAACCTTTACTGGAAATCTGGGGAGCCCGACGGAGTCAACGTCTACTCCTACTACTCAGTCTGGGGAGAAGGCCTGGTGGCCATCTGGGGGACCATCTGGGACGGGAAAGCTACTCTTTGTGCCTACGTGTGA